The region ACTCAGACAGAATCGCCGTCACAACCCCTGCCGCCAGCGAGAACGCCAGCAGGCTGAACGTCTGCGCCTGCCAGTCATCCCCCGCCGACCACGGTCTGATCCCGCCGATCATCAGCCCCACCAGGCTCACGCCAAACGCAATCCCCGGCAGGATAAAGTTCCGCCGGATCGAACGCAGCGAAGTCGAACGCCAGGCCAGCAACGGCCCAATCCCGGTCAGCAGCAGCAGAAACAGCCCAATCGGAATGTTGACCCGGTTGTAGTACGGCGCGCCCATCGTGGTCTTCGTGCCTTCCACATACTCGCTCAGCACCGGGAACAGCGTTCCCACCAGCACCGTCAGGCAAGCCACCAGCAGAATCATGTTGTTGAACAGAAAGCTCGACTCCCGGCTCACCAGCGATTCCAGCCGATTCTCGCTCTTCAGATGATCCCGCTGCATAAAGTACGTGAACAGGCACACCGCCAGCACGATCGCCATGAAGCTCGTAAACCAGTACCCAATCGAGCTCTGCGCAAAGGCATGAACACTGCTCACCAGCCCCGCACGAGTCAGCAGGGTCCCCAGCAGCGTAAGCAGGAAGGTGCTGAAGATCAGCCACACGTTCCAGCTCTTCATCATGCCGCGCTTCTCCTGCATCATCACGGAATGGAGGAAAGCAGTGCCCGTAAGCCAGGGCATCAACGAAGCGTTCTCAACCGGGTCCCAACCCCAGTACCCGCCCCAACCCAGCACGCTATAAGCCCAGTGCGCCCCCAGGAAGATCCCGCAGGTCAGGAACATCCACGTCACCATCGTCCACCGGCGCGTGATGTGAATCCACTTCTCACCCGGATACCGCATCATCAGCGCACCCAGCGCAAAGGCGAAAGGGACCGTGAAACCCACATAGCCGAGGTAAAGCATCGGAGGATGGATCACCATCTCCGGATACTGCAGCAGCGGATTCAGCCCAAACCCATCCAGAGCCAAGGGCCCCGGCTCGATCGCAAACGGTGGTGCCGCAAAGTTCAGCAGCGTCAGAAAGAACACCTGCACCGCAGCCAGAATCACACTCGCAAAAGCGCTCAGCCGAACGTCGACCTTATGCCGCACCCGCAGCACAAACCCATAGCTCGCCAGCAGCATTGTCCAAAGCAGCAGGGAGCCTTCCTGCCCACTCCAAAGCGCTGAAAACTTGTAAACCGAACTCAGCTCCCGGTTCGTATGGTGCATGACATAGCTGACCGAGTAGTCGTTCGTAAACGCCGCCCAGATCAGCGCGAACGCCGCGCATCCCACTGCCACAAAACTCGAAATCCCAGCCCGCCGCGAGGTCTCCTGCAGCTTGCTGCTCACTGCCAGACCTGCGCTTCCAGTCGCCTGCGCACGAGACCGCCACAGCGCAATCGCGCCTGCGACAAACGTATAGATACAAAGCATCAGCGCCAGCAACAAACAGAAGCTGCCGAACTCGGGCATAGGGTGCGGGGTCATCGGAGCGGGAAAACCTCAACCTCTATTCTCGCAGCAATCCCCCATACAGGCCATCCAATCGCCGTTTACCGAACGCCGCTAACCTAAAGGATGACGCCAGCCTCAATCGAATGGATTAAACCCGCACGAGCGAGTGAACGCTCGCCAACAGGTGATCCGGCAGCAGAGGCTTCCGGCGGAACATGACATTCATCCCCACGTACTGTTCTTCCGCCTCTTCAAGCCCGCTGATCACCAGCACCGGCAAAACCGGATGGCTCTTGCGCAACTCCCCCACAAACTCTGATCCCGTCATCCCCGGCATCAGGTGATCCGTAATCACCAGTTTAATCTCGGCAGGGAAGTCATTGGCCTGGAACTGCTCCAGCGCTCTCACCGGATTCAACGCCGCAATCACAAAATATCCGGCACGCTTCAGGATCGTCTGCCGGGTCGCTGCCTGCACTGCATTGTCGTCGATCAGCAAAATAGCCGTCTCGTCTGCCTTTGCCTCTTCAACCCGTTCTGTTCCGTTCAAATCCATGCCGTTACTTCTCCTGCCAGTCGCACACGGTGGCTCAGGCGTTCTTTGTGTGGTCTAACCTCTGTAGATGCCGGTTAACCGCGTCCGGTCATCTGGTTGCCTGCCCAAAAATGTAATTTCTTCCGCTTCATGGACCAAACTTCCCAAAACCGGTAAAGTTCTCTCAGAAACTCACAGGAAAATCGCTTCACCTCAATCCTAGCGGCATCCGCTTACAACGCGCAAAGCAACCAAGGACCTCATGATCCCCCAGGCAGCCCATCTTTCCCCAGTCGACTGGCTCATCATGCTCGTCTACTTCAGCTTCGTCCTCGGCATCGGCTTCGCCCTCAAGCGCTACATGCGCACCTCAAACGACTTCTTCCTCGCCGGCCGAGCAATCCCCGCCTGGGTCTGCGGACTCGCCTTCATCTCCGCCAACCTCGGAGCCCAGGAGGTCATCGGCATGGGTGCCTCCGGTGCCAAGTACGGCATCATCACCAGCCACTTCTACTGGATCGGCGCGATCCCGGCCATGGTCTTCGTCGGCATCTTCATGATGCCGTTCTACTACGGCTCAAAGGCCCGCAGCGTGCCGGAGTACCTCCGCATGCGCTTCGACGAGAAGACCCGTGCCCTCAACGCCATCTCCTTCGCCTTCATGACCGTCATCTCGTCCGGCATCAGCATGTATGCCATGGCCCTGCTCATCCAGACCCTCGGCCTCTTCCATGGCATCATCCCGGACCAGTACATCTTCCACGTCTCCGTCATCCTCTCGGGCCTCATCGTCCTCGGCTACATCTTCCTCGGCGGCCTCACCAGCGCCATTTATAACGAGGTCCTGCAGTTCTTCCTCATCGTCGCGGGCTTCGCGCCCCTCGTCTGGATCGGCCTACGCAACGTAGGCGGCTGGCAGGGAATCAAGCAGACTCTCCCCGCCACCATGACGCACTCCTGGCGCGGCATGGCGCACGCGTCTACAAATAGTCTTGGAGTCGAATGGGTTGGATTAGCCATGGGCCTCGGCTTCGTCCTCTCCTTCGGCTACTGGTGTACAGACTTCCTCGTCATCCAGCGCGCCATGGCCGCCGACTCAGAGGTCTCTGCTCGCCGCGTCCCCCTCATCGCCGCCATCCCCAAGATGTTCTTCCCCTTCCTGGTCATCCTCCCCGGCCTCATCGCCGTAACGGTCACCAGCCACATGGCCTCTACTCCGGCCCCGTCTTACCAATCACCCACCACTCACCACTCATCCCTGCCGCTCGACGAGGCCCATCCCCACGGCATCATCCCGGAAAAGCTGAACCCCGTCACCGGCCAGCCCATGCTCTCCGCCGATGGAACTCCCGTCTACAACTACGATCTCGCCATCCCCGTCATGCTGCTGCGCTTCTTCCCCACAGGCATCCTCGGCCTGGGCCTGACGGCGTTGTTGGCAAGCTTCATGTCCGGCATGGCCGGCAACGTCACCGCCTTCAACACCGTCTGGACCTACGACATCTACCAGGCCTACATCAACAAGCGCGGCACGGACGAGCACTATCTCTGGATGGGCCGCATGGCCACCATCGGGGGCGTGCTGCTCTCCATCGGAGCAGCCTACCTCGCCACCAGCTTCAACAACATCATGGACGCCCTCCAGCTGATCTTCTCGTTGGTCAACGCGCCCCTCTTCGCCACGTTCTTACTCGGCATGTTCTGGAAACGAACCACCGGCCACGCCGCCTTCACCGGGCTATTAGCGGGAACGGGCGCGGCGCTTTTACATCACGGCCTCACCCTCCCAGCCGACGCCACCCCCGGGATCCACGGGGCCTGGCTGCACCTGGTCCATACCTACCCGTCGGACATGGCGCAAAACTTCTGGACCGCCATCTTCGCCTTCTCGGTCAATCTCATCGTCACCGCAGCCGTCTCGCTGATCACCGAGCCACGCCGCGAGGCCGAACTCGTAGGCCTCGTCTACTCCCTCACACCCAAGCCCATCGAGACCCACCTCACCTGGTACCAGAAGCCCGCCACCCTCGGCGCCGCCGTGCTCGCCATGCTGGTCGTCCTCAACCTCATCTTCGCCTGACCTTTACAGTCTGACTAAGCCACGGCTGTCTGGTCCCTATACCCAGCCAGCAGCCCGGCAATAGAAATATCTTCATCCAGGCCCTCCCAATGGAGACCCCGGCTGCTGATTGCTACACCCTCCCGCTGCTCCGGAGTAGCCTGCAGCAAACGAGGAAACCAAGCTAGCGGCACGCCCAAGGTTCGTCCGTCGCTTAGCTCAATCCACATACTGTCGGCATCGAAACGAACCAGCATTGCCTTAACTAAAGAATTCACTCCATGCCCTCTCGATCAACTCGCGCCGCCAAAGCAGAAGTTCCATCAACTCCCGCTGCGTCCGTGCGTCATAACCCGTCATTGTAGGCCAGCAAAACGTTTGGACGCAGCCAGAACTTCGCTTCGTTCTCACCCTGCCGAATATGAATATGCACCGGTTAAGGAGGATTCCCTTTATTGGAATAGAAGAAAAACGTAAACCCACGCTCTCGGAACACCACCGGCATGGCACCATACTACCAACGCCTTTCACTGCTTTTGACAGCGCTATGCTGCCTCACACTGGAGCCTCACATGGGTCTCGACATCCGCATCCCTCTCGGCCTCATCTTCCTCATCACCGGCGGAATCATGGCCCTCTACGGCTTCGTCACCCGTCACGACGCAGCCCTCTATGCGCCATCCATGGGCGTCAATCTGAACCTCACCTGGGGAGCCCTGATGGCTGTCTTCGGCCTCGTCATGTTCCTCGTCGGCCGCCGCCAGAAGTGGCAGGACGACCCCGTCACCCCTCGCCCCTGGGAGCGCGACGCCACCACCAAACCCCGCCACTAACCTTCGCAGCCGTGGCCGCGGCATCGTGGAATAAACCACCGACCGGCGAAAATCGAGTGTCTTCTTAAGCACATACTGAGAAATTCAAATCCCGAAATGGGAATCTGAGATATCAGGTGTCACCTTTCATTGAAATTCGCTTGAACTCCTCTCCCCGTTCCGAGCAGCATGAAAACAAATGACACCTCAATCAGCCTTCGCGGTCCCGACGCATTCGCAATCCGCTTCCCCGGCAGTCCAGGCGCTGATCATGGCACGCGGCCGCATGGCCGACGCCGTCCGCACCTGGAACTGGTCCGCCACGCCCCTCGGCCGCATCGAGCAATGGCCTGAGCCCCTCCTCGCCCACGTCAATCTCGCCCTGTCCTTCCCCATTCCGGCAGTCGTCCACTGGGGTCCGGAGATGCACATGGTCTTCAACGACGCGTACGCAGAGCTCCTCGGACCTGAAGGCCACACCTACCTCGGCCAATCTGCCCCCATCGTCTGGAAACCCCTCTGGCCCCAGATCGAATCGCTGTACAGCAGCGTCCGCCGGACAGGCGAGTCTATCTCCGGTAATGACCTCCTCATTCCCGTCGATCGCGACGGAACCCTCCGCGACGTCTTCTGGTCCTACGCGATCGCCCCCATCCACCATCAGCAGACCGTCGCTGGAATCTTCAACACCGCACGCGACACCACCGCCACCGTCGCATCGTTCAACGCACTCGTCCAAAGTGACGAGCGCCTCCGCCTCGCGCTCTCCGCCAGCGATTGCATCGGCATCTGGGACTGGCACATTCCCTCGGACATCATCCACGCGGAGCAGGACTTCGCTCTCTTTTACGGCCAGGATCCCCAGCGCGCCAGGCTCGGCATCCCCAGAACCGAATACTTCGAAAAGGTCCACCCGGACGACCGCGTGCCGCTCGACGACGCCCTCTGGTATGCCATCCAGAACTTTACCGAGGTCCTCGCGGACTACCGTCTTCTCCCGCCCGACGGCTCCGTCCGCTGGGTCCAGGCCAAGGGCCGCTGTTTCTATGCAGAGGACGGCTCTCCCACCCGCTTCTCCGGCATCAGCATCGATATCACCCGCCGCAAGATCGCAGAGGCCGCCCTGGCCGAGACGCGCATGACGGCCGCCGCGCAACCACCCAAAGTCGCCCTCGCCCCCAAAATCGAAGCCCCCCTGGCCTCCATCGCCACGATCCTCCGCCTCGCCCGCTCCACCGACGACCTCACGGAGGTCCAGCGCTTCCTCGTCGTCGCAGAGCGCGAGGTTAACCGCATCGCCGACCTCGCCTGCCCGCCTGCCGAATCCACATCAGACGCCCCCCAATCCGCCCCCGCGCCCATCCTCCCACCCGCCACCCCCACGCTCCTCTGGCACATGGAGATTCTCGTCAGCACCATCGCCCGCTCTCTCGCGGAGCGCAAGGATGACGTCCGCGTCAGCATCATGCGTCGCGCAGAGGGCATCACTTTCCTCCTCCAGGTCGCCGCCGACGATCTCGCCCGCGTCCTTGGACCCCAGGGCCGCACCGCCCAGTCCATGCGTTCGCTCCTGGACGCTGCCGGTATCCGCAGCAACCAGCAATTTTCGCTCGATATTGAAGCCACCTAGCGAGTCCCAAAACGGCCCCGTCACATGACCAAGAAACACCGTTAATCGTTCCACAACCCAACCCTTGCGATAATGGACTATGAAGCGCCGCATCATCAGCCATTACGAGTTCGTCCGCAAGATCGGAGCAGGCGGCTCCGGAGTCGTCTTCCTCGCCACCGACACGCTGCTCCAGCGCCCCGTCGTCCTCAAGCTCCTCAAGCGCGGCGCGCTCACCGCCGAGCAGGTTCGCACCACCCAGCTCCGTGAGGCACGCCTGGCCTCCGCCATCGATCACCCCAACGTCTGCGCCATCTATGAGGTCGGCGAAGTCCCCGCAGAGTCCGGCGACGGTGCCGAAGCCTACATCGTCATGCAGTACATCCCCGGCCAGGCGCTCGACAAGCTCATAGCCGCCGGCCCCGCCAACCTCCAGCTCGTCCTCTCCGCCGGCATTCAGATTGCGGACGGTCTAGCCGCCGCGCACTCCCTCGGCATCTTCCATCGCGACCTCAAGCCCGCCAACGTCATGCTGACCGAAGGCGGCCTCATCAAGATCCTCGACTTCGGCCTCGCCCGCCGCCTCAATCTCGACGAGACCGAGTTCGATCCCAGCGGTAACTCCGGCACCGCCGGCCGTCGCCCCGTCCCACCCCCCGGAGCCACTTACACCGCACGCGGCGGCACCATCGCGTACATGGCGCCGGAGCAGTTCGTCACCGGCCAGTCCTCCGTCCAGTCGGACCTCTTCGCCCTCGGCCTCATCCTGTACGAGCTCGTCACCGGCCGCCACCCCTTCCATCGCCCGGACGCACCGGAGTTCCAGTCCATCCGCGCCATCCAGTTCGCAGACCCTACCCCCCCGCGCGAGATCAACCGCAACATCCCCATCGAGCTCCAGTCCGTCATCCTCCGCTGCCTGGAAAAGCAGCCCAGCGCCCGTTTCGCCTCCGCAGCGGACCTCCGAGAAGCCCTCAAGACCATCATGATGGCCCACCAGCTCGATACCGTAGGTCCCCCCGGCGAATCCGTCACCCTCCTCCCCTCCCAACGCCCCCCGGCGGTTGAAACCCCGGAAGAAGAAAAGCGCACCACCGGCATCCTCTCCATGCTGGCGGAGCGTTTCCGCGAGTCCGGCCCCACCGCCACCACCGCGAAGCAAAACACCCTCGTCGTCCTGCCCTTCATCAACTTCGGCACCTCCAGCAAGCAGAACGAGTCCCAGCCTTCGCCCCTCTACGGGTACGCCCTGGCCGACGCCCTCGCCGCCCGCCTCGCGCGCATGCCTTCCCTCATCGTCCGCCCCTCGTCTTCACTAGCAACCATCCCAACGCATCAGCTTGATCCCTTGGCGATAGGCCGCAAGCTCCTCGTCCACTACGTCCTCGCCGGCAACTTCCTCCGCTCGGACCAGGGCTTCGACCTCAACTGGCAGCTCCTCGACGTCAACGGCCAATCCGTCCGCACCGGCGGCAGCATCAGCGTCGCCAGCTTTGACCTCGTCGCCGTCCAGACCGAGATCTCCAACGAAGTCTTCTCCACCCTCCAGGGCATCGGCGGCCTCACCACCAGCCATCACGCCGCCCAGCCCTCATCCCTCTCCCAGGACAACTCGGAGGACTACCTCCAGGCCCGAGCCGTCCTCAGCTCCTTCATGTCCCGCACCGGCAGCAGGGAAGACCTGGACCGCGCCCGCGAGCTCTTCGAGTCCGTCACCACCCAGGACGTCGACTTTGCCCCCGGCTGGTCCGGCCTCGGCATCACGCACCTCCAGTACGCCTCCCACGGCCTCGGCGGCCAGATGCATGTCCTGGAAGCTCGCCGCGCCTTCGATAAAGCCCTCCAGCTTGACCCCGGCTCGGTCGAGTCCAACCTCTACCGCGTCTACATGCTCCTCAGCCGAGGCGAAAAGGAATCCGCCCGTCACGGCATCGAGAACCTCCTCCAGTCCGCCGGCAACGACTGGAACGTCCACCTCGTAGCCGGCCAGACCCTACGCATCGACGGCATGTACGAAGAAGCCCTCGAGCAGTTCAACACTGCCCTCCGCCTCAACCCCTCGAACGCCGCCCTCATCTACAACAACCGCGCCCGAGTCTTCCAATATCAAAATCAACTCGAACTAGCCGCCGACGAGTTGGAAAAAGGCCTAACCCTCGAACCCAAGCAGCCTCTCCTCCGCATCTCCCTCGGCTACCAGCAGATGCGCACCGGAGACCTGGCCAAGGCCATCGAGACCCTCGAAAAGGTGACCAGCGAAGAGAAGTCCCTCCGCATCGTCTACCCCACCATCGCCCTTTGCTACGTGCAGTTGGGCGACCGCGAAAAAGCCGCCACCTTCATCGTCGACGAGACCCTGAGCGCCGCGGAAGCCGACTCCGAGATGGCCTACCGCCTCGCAACCTACTTCGCCCTTGAAGGCGACGAGTCCGAAGCCCTCCACTGGCTCCGCCGCGCCATCTATCTCGGTAACGAGAACTACCCCTGGTTCTCCATCAACCCCGCCTGGCGCAAACTAGGCGGCCACGGAGACTTCGAAAGAATCCTCGAAGACCTGAAAAAGTCCTTCCGCAAAAACCAGAAAAACTGGCGCCGCCTCCTGGCCCAACTCCGCGACTAAAAATCAGACCACCAAACAGCTCCAAAACAATCAGCCTCTAACAAAACAATCCCCACAAACAAAAGGGCTCCCACCGAAAGAGGAGCCCTCCACAAATCAAAATCAGTCTTGATCGCTTTTATCCCTTTTTATTCCCGTAATCTTTGTCCTTAAACCCCACCCACAGTCAGCGGAGTCGTCAGCGCAAACGTAATCTTCGTATCCACCGGCAGCTCCGTCTGCCGATCCTGCTTCAACCACCAGGCCGTACTCACGCCAGCCCCAATCCCAGCCCCAACCAGCGCACCAACCCCGCCGCCAAACACCGCACCCGCAGCGGCACCGGCACCCGTCGTCAGAGACATGGCAGTCAACGTCTTACCCACATGATCCTTGCGCAGGATCGTGCCTTCATGATCAACCTTCGTCTCGTTATAAAGAGACGTGTCGATCACCTGTCCCTTGATCATGTACTTCGTTCCATCCGGCAGCGTCACGCTCAGCGGCTGCAGATGGATCGAAGCCGAACCCGAGATCCGCCGCCCTCCATGCACATCCGTCACCCGTCCAAACATAATCGAGCCAGCCGGAATCAGCACCCGCCCATCCCGCTCCACCGGCTCCAGCAGATCCGCATGGAACTCCTGCCCGGCAATCGTCCCCGTCGTCGTCAATCCCTCATGCATCCGAACCTTGAACAGCGTTCCCAGCGGAAGCTGGTTGGATGGACCCTCCACCCGCGTTACGATCCCCGCATCCGGATCAGGCAGCGCACCCGTCAAAGGCCGGCGATCCATCGCCCGGATCGCCACCGCATCGTCCTTCTCGGTCACATTCGTGTGCTCATCGGCCTTCAGTTCAGCCCTCGCTTCGAGCGCAGGCTCCGTCCGAACCTTGAGCATTGGCTCAGTGGGAGCCTTCGCAGGCGTCATCACCACGGAAGGCAGCGCCCCACCCTCATACACCACCGGCTGCGAGATCCCTTCAGAGCTCGTCGTCACCGGAACCTGCTCCGGCTTGCTCACACCCTGCATCTGCCCAAACAATGGAGCCGCCGCACACACCAGCACCGCCGCCAAACCCAACCCAGTCGTCTTCATCATGATCTCCACGGCCCGGAAAACTCACGAACCACTACTCGCCAGCCTAGAGCCCAAGTTGCCCCATAGCCACCCAAATCCCCTACAAGGAATCCCCCAAGCCAACACCACCCACTCATCCGTTCTGATCCGTCTTCCTCTCTCCTATCCGCGTTACGCCTTTCCTTTCATCCGTTCACAATCTCACTTTGCTAGAATCGCCCAAGTGAAACCGCCGCCCATAGAGCTAGTCAACACCATCGCCGGAGCCACACCAGGCTCCGCACCCATCCCGGTCGACCGTCGCCCAAAGCTCAACGACCGTCTCCGCCACCGCATCGTCGCGGCATCCACCTATTCAGACTCAAAGGAAAACATGACCGACATCGTCTCCATCACCGCCCGCGAAATCCTCGACTCCCGCGGAAACCCCACTGTAGAAGCTGACGTCCTCCTCTCCGGCGGTGCCATGGGCCGCGCCGCCGTCCCCTCCGGTGCCTCCACCGGTGAGCATGAGGCCGTAGAGCTCCGTGACGGCGACGAATCCCACTACCTCGGCAAAGGCGTCCTCTCCGCCGTTGATAACGTAGAGTCCATCCTCTCGCCCGAGCTCATCGGCATGGACGCTACCAACCAGCGCCTCCTCGATGCCACCATGATCGCCATCGACGGCACGGAAAACAAATCCCGCCTCGGCGCCAACGCCATCCTCGCCGTCTCCATGGCCGCCTGCCGAGCCTCCTCCGCAGCCCTCAAGCTCCCGCTCTACCGCTACCTCGGCGGCGTCAACGCCTGCCTCCTCCCCACGCCCATGATGAACATCCTCAACGGCGGCTCCCACGCAGACTCCAACGTGGACTTCCAGGAGTTCATGATCATGCCCGTAGGCGCAGAGACCTTCTCGGACGCCCTCCGCCAGGGCACCGAGGTCTTCCACACCCTCAAGTCCGTTCTCAAGAAGAAGGGCTACAGCACCGCCGTAGGCGATGAGGGAGGCTTCGCCCCCAACCTCAAGTCCAACGCAGAAGCCATCGAGCTCATCCTGGAAGCGATCGAAAAACTAGGCCTTACGCCAGGCGAAGACATCGCCATCGCCCTCGATCCCGCAAGCTCAGAGTTCTACAACAAGGAGACAGGGAAGTACGTCTTCAAGAAGTCAGACAAGTCAGAGCGTGACTCCCACCAGATGGCAGACTTCTGGATCGACTGGGCTCGCCAATACCCCATCGTCAGCATCGAAGACGGCCTCGCAGAAGACGACTGGACCGGCTGGCAGTACCTCACCGAGCAGATCGGCGGAAACATCCAGCTCGTAGGCGACGACCTCTTCGTCACCAACACCCAGCGTCTCCGCCAGGGTATCGAGCAGAAGTGCGGCAACTCCATCCTCATCAAGGTCAACCAGATCGGCACCATCTCTGAAACCCTGGACGCCATCGAGCTCGGCCGCCGCTTCGGCTTCACCTCGATCATCAGCCACCGCTCCGGCGAGACCGAAGATACCTTCATCGCGGACCTCGCCGTAGGCACCGGAGCCGGCCAGATCAAAACCGGCAGCGCCTCCCGCACAGACCGCATCGCCAAATACAACCAGCTCCTCCGCATCGAAGAGCAGCTGGGCCAGTCCGCCGAATTCCTCGGAATCGAATCCCTCAACTACAGCGAATAACCCCAAGCAAATCACACAGAAGCAGCAAAAAGAGAGAACACAGAACCCCTCTGTGTTCTCTCTTTTTCTCCGTGCCTCCGTGATTCGCTTTCGGTTTTACTGGACCAGCTCGGTCGTAGTAGCCGTCAGCGTACAAGCCGTAGTCGGCCTTCCAAACATCGCAAAGCTGCAAAGCGAATAATTCAGCGTCACCACGGCCGGCGTATTGATCGTCAGGTTGCCCGCAGCCCCGGAGTACGTACTCGCACTCGAGCAGTTCGGCCCCGTATACGTATTCCCATTCAACGAAATCGTCAGCGTCATGTAGTTCGTATTCAGACTCGGCGCCGCGTTGATGATCGAGTACGCAGCTGTCCAGCACGGATCCACCGTCTGCCCCCGGCTCACCGCCAGCTGCCGAGCCGCCTCGTTCGTCGCATCCGTCAGCACCATGTAGCTCCGCAGCGAGAGCCCGTACGTACACATCCCGGTCACCAGCAGCAGCAGCATCGGCAGCACCAGCGCGAGCTCCAGCGCCGCCTGCCCATCCTCACCCGTAACTCGTCCCGCCACTGCCTTCCGCTTCCCCGCCGCTGTCTTCTGCTCCATAGTCGAACTCCGTACCCCAGCCTACGCACCCCACCCCACCCC is a window of Granulicella tundricola MP5ACTX9 DNA encoding:
- a CDS encoding serine/threonine-protein kinase; the protein is MKRRIISHYEFVRKIGAGGSGVVFLATDTLLQRPVVLKLLKRGALTAEQVRTTQLREARLASAIDHPNVCAIYEVGEVPAESGDGAEAYIVMQYIPGQALDKLIAAGPANLQLVLSAGIQIADGLAAAHSLGIFHRDLKPANVMLTEGGLIKILDFGLARRLNLDETEFDPSGNSGTAGRRPVPPPGATYTARGGTIAYMAPEQFVTGQSSVQSDLFALGLILYELVTGRHPFHRPDAPEFQSIRAIQFADPTPPREINRNIPIELQSVILRCLEKQPSARFASAADLREALKTIMMAHQLDTVGPPGESVTLLPSQRPPAVETPEEEKRTTGILSMLAERFRESGPTATTAKQNTLVVLPFINFGTSSKQNESQPSPLYGYALADALAARLARMPSLIVRPSSSLATIPTHQLDPLAIGRKLLVHYVLAGNFLRSDQGFDLNWQLLDVNGQSVRTGGSISVASFDLVAVQTEISNEVFSTLQGIGGLTTSHHAAQPSSLSQDNSEDYLQARAVLSSFMSRTGSREDLDRARELFESVTTQDVDFAPGWSGLGITHLQYASHGLGGQMHVLEARRAFDKALQLDPGSVESNLYRVYMLLSRGEKESARHGIENLLQSAGNDWNVHLVAGQTLRIDGMYEEALEQFNTALRLNPSNAALIYNNRARVFQYQNQLELAADELEKGLTLEPKQPLLRISLGYQQMRTGDLAKAIETLEKVTSEEKSLRIVYPTIALCYVQLGDREKAATFIVDETLSAAEADSEMAYRLATYFALEGDESEALHWLRRAIYLGNENYPWFSINPAWRKLGGHGDFERILEDLKKSFRKNQKNWRRLLAQLRD
- a CDS encoding sodium:solute symporter family protein; its protein translation is MIPQAAHLSPVDWLIMLVYFSFVLGIGFALKRYMRTSNDFFLAGRAIPAWVCGLAFISANLGAQEVIGMGASGAKYGIITSHFYWIGAIPAMVFVGIFMMPFYYGSKARSVPEYLRMRFDEKTRALNAISFAFMTVISSGISMYAMALLIQTLGLFHGIIPDQYIFHVSVILSGLIVLGYIFLGGLTSAIYNEVLQFFLIVAGFAPLVWIGLRNVGGWQGIKQTLPATMTHSWRGMAHASTNSLGVEWVGLAMGLGFVLSFGYWCTDFLVIQRAMAADSEVSARRVPLIAAIPKMFFPFLVILPGLIAVTVTSHMASTPAPSYQSPTTHHSSLPLDEAHPHGIIPEKLNPVTGQPMLSADGTPVYNYDLAIPVMLLRFFPTGILGLGLTALLASFMSGMAGNVTAFNTVWTYDIYQAYINKRGTDEHYLWMGRMATIGGVLLSIGAAYLATSFNNIMDALQLIFSLVNAPLFATFLLGMFWKRTTGHAAFTGLLAGTGAALLHHGLTLPADATPGIHGAWLHLVHTYPSDMAQNFWTAIFAFSVNLIVTAAVSLITEPRREAELVGLVYSLTPKPIETHLTWYQKPATLGAAVLAMLVVLNLIFA
- a CDS encoding KH domain-containing protein, which gives rise to MARGRMADAVRTWNWSATPLGRIEQWPEPLLAHVNLALSFPIPAVVHWGPEMHMVFNDAYAELLGPEGHTYLGQSAPIVWKPLWPQIESLYSSVRRTGESISGNDLLIPVDRDGTLRDVFWSYAIAPIHHQQTVAGIFNTARDTTATVASFNALVQSDERLRLALSASDCIGIWDWHIPSDIIHAEQDFALFYGQDPQRARLGIPRTEYFEKVHPDDRVPLDDALWYAIQNFTEVLADYRLLPPDGSVRWVQAKGRCFYAEDGSPTRFSGISIDITRRKIAEAALAETRMTAAAQPPKVALAPKIEAPLASIATILRLARSTDDLTEVQRFLVVAEREVNRIADLACPPAESTSDAPQSAPAPILPPATPTLLWHMEILVSTIARSLAERKDDVRVSIMRRAEGITFLLQVAADDLARVLGPQGRTAQSMRSLLDAAGIRSNQQFSLDIEAT
- a CDS encoding heme lyase CcmF/NrfE family subunit — protein: MTPHPMPEFGSFCLLLALMLCIYTFVAGAIALWRSRAQATGSAGLAVSSKLQETSRRAGISSFVAVGCAAFALIWAAFTNDYSVSYVMHHTNRELSSVYKFSALWSGQEGSLLLWTMLLASYGFVLRVRHKVDVRLSAFASVILAAVQVFFLTLLNFAAPPFAIEPGPLALDGFGLNPLLQYPEMVIHPPMLYLGYVGFTVPFAFALGALMMRYPGEKWIHITRRWTMVTWMFLTCGIFLGAHWAYSVLGWGGYWGWDPVENASLMPWLTGTAFLHSVMMQEKRGMMKSWNVWLIFSTFLLTLLGTLLTRAGLVSSVHAFAQSSIGYWFTSFMAIVLAVCLFTYFMQRDHLKSENRLESLVSRESSFLFNNMILLVACLTVLVGTLFPVLSEYVEGTKTTMGAPYYNRVNIPIGLFLLLLTGIGPLLAWRSTSLRSIRRNFILPGIAFGVSLVGLMIGGIRPWSAGDDWQAQTFSLLAFSLAAGVVTAILSEFLRGANVVRVQNGTNLVMAAATLMRRNTRRYGGYLVHFGIVVMFIGIAGGAFNQSREKEMGFGDSVSIGPYKLTCQSYTQDSNANYDTDFALLDVTRGGKAVTQLAPELRFYHASQTTSTVVALHSTAISDLYVIFMGRNPDTSRPIIKVFLNPLIAWIWIGVLIVVAGTLFALAPSAVARRRETATAAVPVGAEVARV
- a CDS encoding response regulator, encoding MDLNGTERVEEAKADETAILLIDDNAVQAATRQTILKRAGYFVIAALNPVRALEQFQANDFPAEIKLVITDHLMPGMTGSEFVGELRKSHPVLPVLVISGLEEAEEQYVGMNVMFRRKPLLPDHLLASVHSLVRV
- a CDS encoding DUF4160 domain-containing protein, encoding MHIHIRQGENEAKFWLRPNVLLAYNDGL
- a CDS encoding DUF2442 domain-containing protein, whose protein sequence is MLVRFDADSMWIELSDGRTLGVPLAWFPRLLQATPEQREGVAISSRGLHWEGLDEDISIAGLLAGYRDQTAVA